The following are encoded together in the Parambassis ranga chromosome 20, fParRan2.1, whole genome shotgun sequence genome:
- the tfr1b gene encoding transferrin receptor 1b, translating into MDRIRSAFNGMLNTERYSRFTLQPAETGEPQADVKLSDDNVIELEAGGSPSFRPAPLHQSRRGTVCLALGALTIFLIGIFFGYISHPKPQENCETEFVTPVPVVQEPLVQLEQTLDWKNITKLLTEKLTSKAFEKTLSDFNLPSRSAGSAEDMKLGNQVFDEFKQLKMSPWTDIHYVQLQMPNSQRPNRVQFGSDVFKPQGYLAYSASGSVEGKLVYGNYGRPEDLDAVQKENVELTGSVLLLRAGKISFAEQVDHAASRGASAVLIYPDPQDFKYQNDTVLYGHVHLGSGDPYTPGFPSFNHTQFSPIPSSGLPKIPAQTITGNMASALLQKIGGPESNANTGFKGKLTSVSYNLGGEKNVTVEVNNTLVNREIHNVFGVIRGFDDPDRYVVLGAQRDAWGAGYARATVGTSVLVELAKAVHQMVTKDGFRPRRSLVFASWSAGEYGSVGATEWLEGYMASIDKRAFTYISLDGVVMGCGGFKASASPLLYSLLENTMKEVKFPLEAVTLYDKMKNTKVLTPMSSDDPAYPFLAFSGIPSISFHFTSPNAEDYPYYGTNLDDMDHLDNQANQHTSKITAAAAQFAGQMALRLVHDHLLSLDVSRYKSALSKAVYLTKNQFSKVKDVSPTWLYKARGSFQRAADSITDAISNTDLNDKEACRILNGRIMTTEHSLLSPYLSPINTPFRHLLFGRGPHTLASIATTTDVKQLHTQVALATWTLQGCANAMQGDIWDIDNTF; encoded by the exons ATGGATCGAATAAGATCAGCGTTTAATGGCATG CTGAACACCGAGCGATACAGCAGGTTCACTCTGCAGCCAGCAGAAACCGGAGAACCACAGGCTGATGTCAAACTGTCTGATGATAATGTCATTGAGCTGGAGGCGGGCGGCTCTCCGAGCTTCAGGCCAGCACCTCTGCATCAGAGCCGCCGTGGTACTGTCTGCCTGGCCCTGGGAGCCCTGACTATATTTCTTATTG GCATCTTTTTTGGTTACATCAGCCACCCTAAACCTCAGGAGAACTGTGAGACAGAATTTGTCACACCAGTTCCAGTTGTACAGGAACCATTAGTACAACTGGAACAGACGTTGGACTGGAAGAATATCACCAAACTCCTCACAGAGAAACTGACCAGCAAGGCTTTTGAAAAGACTCTGAG tgacTTCAATTTGCCCAGTCGCTCAGCAGGAAGTGCAGAAGACATGAAACTGGGAAATCAAGTCTTTGATGAATTCAAGCAACTGAAGATGAGTCCTTGGACAGACATCCACTATGTTCAGCTGCAGATGCCAAACAG CCAACGCCCGAACCGTGTTCAGTTTGGTTCTGATGTTTTTAAGCCTCAAGGCTACCTGGCCTACAGTGCTTCTGGCAGTGTTGAG GGCAAGCTTGTGTATGGAAACTATGGTCGTCCAGAGGACCTGGATGCTGTGCAGAAAGAAAACGTGGAGCTGAcaggctctgtgctgctgctacgGGCTGGAAAGATCAGTTTTGCAGAGCAG GTGGATCATGCTGCTTCCAGGGGTGCCTCTGCTGTTCTAATCTACCCTGATCCTCAAGATTTCAAATATCAAAATGACACTGTGCTCTACGGCCAT gtccaTCTGGGTTCAGGTGACCCCTACACCCCTGGATTCCCTTCCTTCAACCATACACAATTCTCCCCAATTCCGTCATCTGGCCTTCCTAAAATCCCAGCGCAGACCATCACCGGCAACATGGCTTCAGCTCTTCTGCA AAAAATTGGCGGCCCTGAATCTAATGCAAACACTGGCTTTAAAGGCAAACTGACATCAGTGTCTTACAACCTGGGAGGTGAGAAGAATGTCACTGTGGAGGTGAACAACACGCTGGTCAACAGGGAGATCCATAATGTGTTCGGAGTGATCAGAGGATTTGATGATCCTGACCGCTATGTTGTTTTGGGAGCCCAGAGAGACGCCTGGGGTGCAGGCTACGCCAGAGCCACTGTCGGCACCTCTGTTCTGGTGGAGCTGGCTAAGGCTGTCCACCAGATGGTGACAAAAG atgggTTCAGGCCTAGAAGAAGCCTTGTGTTTGCAAGCTGGAGTGCTGGAGAGTATGGAAGTGTTGGCGCCACCGAGTGGCTGGAG ggttATATGGCTTCTATTGACAAAAGAGCCTTTACCTACATAAGCCTGGATGGAGTGGTCATGG GTTGTGGGGGCTTCAAGGCGTCGGCTAGTCCGCTGCTCTACAGCCTGCTTGAAAACACAATGAAAGAG GTGAAGTTCCCTTTGGAGGCAGTCACATTATACGATAAGATGAAAAACACCAAAGT ACTGACGCCGATGTCGAGTGATGATCCCGCCTATCCCTTCTTGGCTTTCTCTGGGATTCCATCCATCTCCTTCCACTTCACCTCTCCTAAT GCTGAGGACTACCCATACTACGGTACCAACCTGGATGACATGGATCACCTTGATAATCAAGCCAACCAACACACCAGCAAGATAACTGCTGCAGCGGCACAGTTTGCCGGGCAGATGGCTCTGCGACTGGTTCACGACCACCTGCTGAGCCTGGATGTGAGCCGATACAAAAGCGCCCTCAGCAAGGCAGTTTATCTCACCAAAAACCAGTTCTCAAAG GTGAAGGATGTGAGTCCCACCTGGCTGTACAAAGCACGAGGCTCCTTCCAGAGAGCTGCTGACAGCATCACAGACGCCATCTCCAACACCGACTTGAATGACAAGGAGGCCTGCCGGATTCTCAACGGCAGGATTATGACG ACTGAgcactccctcctctctccataCCTCTCCCCAATTAATACTCCCTTCCGGCACCTCCTGTTCGGCCGAGGCCCCCACACCCTGGCATCCATCGCTACCACCACTGACGTGAAGCAGCTCCATACCCAGGTGGCCCTGGCCACCTGGACCCTGCAGGGTTGTGCCAATGCCATGCAGGGAGACATCTGGGACATCGACAACACATTCTAA